Below is a genomic region from Castanea sativa cultivar Marrone di Chiusa Pesio chromosome 2, ASM4071231v1.
CAAACACAGATCCAACAAATCTTAAAACTCATACATCATTCATCATTCATCATTCATCTCACTCCACATTAAGTAGCAATAGTATTTATTTAGCAGAAAAACCTTAGCAAATTACAGCTCTTAATAAACCTAATTAACCTTAACATCACCAACAACAATACTTCGTTTTATTACGCACTAGATTTAAGCTGACCACGACGATTCTTCTTCTCCGAATCTTCGTACGGACAGTAATTCCTAATGGCGGTGAGCTCGTACGGCGCCGTATCGAGTGCGAGCCACTGCTCCACGGTGAACAACTGCTGTGCGCAGGTGGTGTGGACCCCAGTCGTCGTCACCTCCACGTAATTAACGTACCACCCGTGATGGGAACCCGACCCGTCCGAGGTGAGATTCAACGCGCAGATCGGAGCCGAAAGGCACCCGCCTCTGCCGCTGAAAATGTCCAGATTGCCCCTCTCGAAGTAGTTGTGGCCTGGCTCCATGAGTCCGCCCCAGTACTCTAGGTTCTTGATCTCCAAGTACTCGCCGTACGCGTCGTACAGCCTCGCTCCGATGATCGAGTCCGTACCTCCTTTTAGGACCGACCCGGTCCTGATGTACACGGTGTACACACAATCATCGTCCtgttaacaacaacaacaacaaaaagttagttaaaaaTTGCAATTGCTAAGATTGTTATGAAGATATTAGATTTGATGAGTATATTACGGAAGCTTGTGCTATGGAGAGAACGCAGAGGAAaaggatgaagaagaaggtggtgtTGAGAGCCATTGGGAAAATGAGATTGCGATGTGTGAAGCTTCGTTGTGTTTGGCTATATATCATGATAAACCTTTATATATAAACACCTGATGATTCAGAGCAATGTAGAAAACGAGGTGGGGAGACATGATCATGTTATACAAAATACGACATCGTTGTGCAGTGCGCGACAAAAGGAGGGCTCTGATGCGTGATGAAATTACAAGAATGACACTGACATATTTTATGTGTACGCGGAGATTGTATCTCTTGCGCCAAATGTATGAGACGCATAAAAgatttttatgtgaaaataatgaggggaaaaaaaaaaaaaaaaaggaaaagaacagGGCTAGGTTACCTGTAATGTACGTGCCACCGAATTGATAGGAAGACTTTAATTATTTTGGCTGgttcttctttattttgagcTAAGGATAAGAATGCTCTCCAACTCCATTGAGTGAGAGGTATCATGAAAAGCATATTCTAGTAGGAGACAAAAAAGGTACCCGATTGAAA
It encodes:
- the LOC142623348 gene encoding PLAT domain-containing protein 3-like, whose translation is MALNTTFFFILFLCVLSIAQASDDDCVYTVYIRTGSVLKGGTDSIIGARLYDAYGEYLEIKNLEYWGGLMEPGHNYFERGNLDIFSGRGGCLSAPICALNLTSDGSGSHHGWYVNYVEVTTTGVHTTCAQQLFTVEQWLALDTAPYELTAIRNYCPYEDSEKKNRRGQLKSSA